The Miscanthus floridulus cultivar M001 chromosome 7, ASM1932011v1, whole genome shotgun sequence genome includes a region encoding these proteins:
- the LOC136466890 gene encoding uncharacterized protein: protein MAGYPEDNQHALNGYDEGEVDEEEGHPGRRGGRDGASGYGDAGGEDGRGAGGDSSGKIFVGGVAWETTEESFSKHFEKYGAITDSVIMKDKHTKMPRGFGFVTFSDPSVIDKVLEDDHVIDGRTVEVKRTVPREEMTTKDGPKTRKIFIGGLPPSLTEDELKDHFSSYGKVAEHQIMLDHSTGRSRGFGFVTFESEDSVERVISEGRMRDLGGKQVEIKKAEPKKHGSDHSSNGRSSHGGGGYRNSYRSGGGAGNASSGSSGGGGSYGYGGAYRSAAAGYGYDSGAGVGYGYGRGYGYGGNAGFGSGFGGGYGGSMYGGAYGAYGAYGGGAYGGGAYGGGAYGGGAYGGAPGGYGTGGYGSYGGAGGAAGGTGGGSTGARGSSRYHPYGK from the exons ATGGCGGGGTACCCGGAGGACAACCAGCACGCGTTGAACGGGTACGACGAGGGGGAGGTcgacgaggaggaggggcaccCCGGGAGGCGGGGAGGCCGGGATGGGGCCTCTGGGTACGGCGATGCTGGCGGAGAGGATGGGCGGGGGGCGGGCGGCGACTCGTCGGG GAAGATTTTTGTCGGAGGCGTCGCTTGGGAGACAACTGAAG AATCATTCTCCAAGCATTTTGAGAAGTATGGGGCAATAACTGATTCTGTAATTATGAAGGACAAGCATACTAAGATGCCTCGTGGATTTGGATTTGTTACATTTTCTGATCCATCTGTTATAGACAAGGTTTTGGAGGATGATCACGTTATAGATGGCAGAACG GTTGAAGTCAAGAGGACAGTCCCGAGGGAAGAGATGACCACCAAAGACGGCCCTAAGACAAGAAAGATCTTCATCGGTGGGCTACCACCATCTCTTACTGAAG ATGAGTTGAAGGATCACTTTTCATCGTATGGTAAGGTGGCTGAACATCAGATAATGCTAGATCATAGCACTGGGCGTTCTAGAGGGTTTGGTTTTGTCACTTTTGAAAGTGAAGATTCTGTTGAAAGGGTCATATCAGAGGGGAGAATGCGTGATCTTGGTGGGAAGCAG GTTGAAATAAAGAAGGCTGAACCAAAGAAACATGGATCTGATCACAGCAGTAATGGGAGATCAAGCCACGGAGGTGGAGGTTACCGCAATTCTTACCGTAGTGGTGGTGGAGCTGGTAATGCCAGCAGTGGCAGCAGTGGGGGTGGCGGCAGTTATGGGTATGGTGGTGCTTATCGATCTGCTGCAGCGGGTTATGGATATGATAGTGGCGCAGGAGTAGGATATGGCTATGGTAGAGGGTATGGCTATGGAGGCAATGCTGGCTTTGGGTCTGGTTTTGGCGGTGGTTATGGTGGATCCATGTATGGAGGTGCATATGGCGCATATGGTGCCTACGGTGGTGGTGCCTATGGAGGGGGTGCCTATGGAGGCGGTGCATATGGAGGTGGCGCCTATGGTGGCGCCCCAGGTGGTTATGGCACTGGCGGGTACGGCAGTTATGGCGGAGCAGGTGGAGCTGCTGGTGGTACTGGTGGTGGGAGTACAGGTGCTCGGGGTTCTAGCAGGTATCATCCATATGGAAAATAA